In Penaeus vannamei isolate JL-2024 chromosome 21, ASM4276789v1, whole genome shotgun sequence, the DNA window TAATAAAAGCTCAAAGGTTTActtactttgttttatttgcttgGTTGTGGGTGATACTTTTTTCTCTGATGTTATGTAAGAAAATTCTGTTTTGAGAATTTGCTTGGCGAGCTTCAAGCACTTCTGGTTAACTGTGGCACTTACTAAGACTTTCTGCATTTTTTCTGCAAATGaagagacaaaaataattatctttatattcttaaataaaaaaaaaaaaaaaatctagaatacAGTAAAAACAACTGGAAGAAGCAGAcgtaataatcaaaagaaaaagaataaagaaattaaacgaagaagaaaaagacctacAACAAGAAAGGAGAATTAGAAGTATATAAAGAATCTGacaaattacaaaaagaaaactcATCTTTGCTGCCTTTCTGCCTGTTATCCAGACAAATTGAAGAACATTACTACTGTACGAGTCTAATGTATGCCCAcaggatggaaaaaaaaatgaggaagaatgacccccccctcccctgcccacacacacacactcacacacaaatatattgataaaataatatattgatatcttTTTCCATAGTCAAAAGTCAATCCTAAGTAAAACAACTGCCGTAAGAAAATCAACAAATGATGCCCCCAATCCCTTCCCATCTCACCGAGAGGCAAACATTTGCATATCATCCTCAGGTACTCAGTGTGCATGCTGTCATCGAAGAGCTTGTCAGCCTCATCCAGAATCAGGATCTTCAATTTCGTGACGCGGAACTCTGGCTCGGGGGCTGTCAAGATCTCTGTTAGCCTCCCTGGCGTTCCCACCATAAGCATACAGCctgtaaagagaggaagagataaaactgAAATTCTCTTTGTGCTGATAATAATCTGTCTGaataagagatggggagagagagagagatgagtagcatatacatacagaataccataaaaaaaagtttaattataCCTCTTCTTATTTCTATCCAAACAGATCTTTAACAGCAGCACACTGGATAAACttaccatctttcttttcttcctcttttaactTCTTGCCACCGATCAAGGTCAGGGAGCTAAAATCATGTGCCTCTGCAAGTGGCTTCAATACCTGTGCTATCTGAAGAGCCAGTTCTCTTGTGGGCGATATGACCAAAGCTCCAACACCTGCCAGTTTAAAACAAGATACATTTTCATTTGGGAAAGAAGGGCTATTCAATTTTCCAATCAGTCAGAGTTTATCAGATTTTATCAATTGCTTATATAACTATAGAATAAGGGTCTCACCATGAGATTTCTTAAACCCCATTGCTCTCAACCTCTCCAGTGCTGGCAACAAGAAGCCCAGGGTTTTCCCTGACCCTGTACGAGCATGCAGGAATGTGTCCTTCTTGGCTAGTAGTTCAGGAATGGCCAGAAGCTGGATTGCAGTGAGCTGCTTGTATCCCTGAGCAGTCAAGGCAGTCAGAGTGGGCTCGGAACAAAGTCCTTTCTCTTGCACCCACTCCAGTGTGCGATTTGTGAGGATGCTCGAACCAGCCATTTCTTTACAGATACAGTTGGTCTCAGTGTTCCTTACTTCTTGTACATACCttgaagagaaagagatccaTTATATTATTTGAGTTCTGAGATTATACATGCTACACAGATAATATGTGATGAAATGAAAGATATATCAAAAGTAATGACTATAACACTACATCAAAAGGATGCTTTCTTGATCTAACTGATGCATCTTAGGGCGTGTTTCTGAAAATAGTCCATAGGCCTGGTAGCATTTTAAATTTGCCTTTGTTTTTTCTCAGACTTATGATGGGGAATGTTAGCTTATTTGTAGTGGAGTAATAAGGCTTTCATGTGATACTTTATTTATAAATTGCAAGAAAGGCTCACCAATAAtttgaataaaatgaaaagtgcCATGCAcaacaccattctctctctctctctctctctctctctctctctctctctctctctctttctctctctctctctctttctctccctatctctctctccctatctcactctccctatctctctctccctatctttctctctctctctctctctccctatctcactctctctctctctctctctctctctctctctctctctctctctctccaataatcattattacaaagtattgtatgcacgtgtgcgtgtgcatgtgcgtgtgcgtgcatgcgtgcgtttttgtgtgtgtgtgtgtgtgtgtgtgtgtgtgtgtgtgtgtgtgggggggggggggggtttgggtgggtgggtgggtgggtgcgtgtgtgcctgtgtgtgtgcatgtgtgcatgtgtgcctgtgtttgcatgtgtgtgcttatgtgtgtaaatgtgtgcctgtgtatatgtgtgcacgtgcacgtgtgcgtgcgtgaatactCATAACACAGAAAGatccacatgcacatacactaaaTCCTAGTTCATTGTGTCAAACGAGGTCATGCAAAGTAGGGGGGAGGGTACTGACACTCACAGCGAGAAGCAGTGGTGAGGTTGGGAAATGATAGATGCAAAACTGAGAtgaacaaggaaaaaacaaaacacacacacacacacacacactgagggagagggagggagggagggagggagagagagagagaaagaaagaaagaaagaaagaaagaaagaaagaaagaaagaaagaaagaaagaaagaaagaaagaaagaaagaaagaaagaaagaaagaaagaaagaaagaaagaaagaaagaagaagaagaagaagaagaagaagaagaagaagaagaagaaagaaagaaagaaagaaagaaagaaagaaagaaagaaagaaagaaagaaagagaaagagagagagagacagagcaaaacacacacagagagatagatagatagaaaatatatagttcttttttaaatcatcttccgtgcataaaattcttttgacctttccttgtttaatcatccgtccgcagatctgtccccgcaaatgtaaacaaaatgatgaaaaaatgtaatattcccagcgcaagaaaaatactctacagtctggaacAAATGCATGTGAAAAACTCATTTAACATAAATTCATAAGTCATCAATTTCTATGATCATGAGTTGGATGTCAATTTCATTCTTCATAATTTAATTACAAATTCTACGTCAATAgaactatcaatattgttttagGTACTTCTTAGAGGCCATTTCAATACCAATACAAAATGATCAAACAACCATACTTTACCTACCATCCCACTTACCAATACGATCATACAGAACGACTTCTCTTCCAAACCACTTGTAATTTCATCCACAATTTACACAATGAACTTTTACAGACAGCTTTGTACCATGTTTACAATGAGGGAGATTTCCCCGTTCGCACATGTTGTCTCAAGCGGTTGTTTACGTCGCTTAAACTCCGGTGATCCTGACGCAAAGAAAACGTTTTGTTCTTGGTTGTTATAGTTACGTTGGCTTTGGTCTAAGTTCCGTTTGTTATATTTCCTTGGGGTATTTTTATGGCATGTCTGAAGTTTAATTTTAGGGCGTATAAGCTGCCACTAACCTGCATTTcttgttgtattttgttttcgtttttctttattatattttctaacAATGCAATGTGTCCCCAACTATAAGcacaatactcacacacacaaacacacacacacacacacacacacacacacacacacacacacacacacacacacacacacacacacacacacacacacacacacacacacacacacacacacacacacacacacacacacacacacacacatatatatatatatatatatatatctatatatatatatatatatatatatatatatatatatatatatatatatatatatatatatatatatatatatatgtatacatgtaaatatatatatataaatatatatatatatatatatatatatatatatatatatatatatatatatatatatattatttatttattcatataaataatatatatattatatatatacatatatatatatatatatatatatatatatatatatatatatatatatatatatgtatgcatgtatatatatatatatatatatatatatatatatatatatatatatatatatatatatatatatatgtgtgtgtgttattattgtgtgtgtgtaataatattaatgtgtgtgtgtgtatgtagatatgttattatatgtttaatgttattgatgtgtgtatatatattcatatatatatatatatatatatatatttatataaatatgtatatataattttatatatattacatatatgtatatatatatatatatatatatgtatatatatatatatatatatatatatatacatacatatatatatatatacatatatattatatatatatatatatatatatatatatatatatatatatatatatatgcatatatataatatatatatatatatatatatatatatatatatataatattatctctctctctcgctctctctctctgtctctgtctctctctctgtctctctctctatatctctctctatctctctctgtctctttatatctatttatatatatatatatatatatatatatatatatatatatatatatatatatatgcatatatatatatatatataatatatatatatatatatatatatatatatatatatatatatatatatatatatatatatatatatataaatatatatatatatatatacatatatatgaataaatatatatatatatatatatatatatatatatattatatatattatatattatatattatatatatatatatatatatatatgtatttattatatatatatatatatatatatatatatatatatatatctgcatatatatatacatatataaatatatatatatatagcatataagatatatatatatatatatatatatatatataaatatacatatatatatatatatatatataaatatatataaatatatatatagatataaatataaatatatatatatatatatatatatatatatgtatatatatatatatacatatatatatatatatatatatatatatatatatatatatatatatgcatatatatatacatatatatatatatatatatatttatatatatatatagagagagagagagagagagaaagaagaagagagaaggaaagaaagaagaaaggaagaagaggaagaagagagagagagagagagagagagagagagagagagagagagagagagagagagagagagagagagagagagagagagagagagatgagggagagagagagagggagagagacagggagaaagagagagaggggggggagagaaagagagagagagagagagcgagagagagagagaggaggaggaggaggagagataaagagagagagagagagagagagagagagagagagagaggagagagaggagagagagggaagagagagagagagagagagagagggagagagagaggagagagagagagagagagagagagagagagagagagagagagagagagagagagagagagagagagagagagagagagagagagagagagagagagagagagagagagagagagagagagagagagagagagagagagggagagatagggagagagagaggaaaagagagagagggagagagagatagggagagagagagagagagaaggcaaagagagagagagagagagagagggagagagagagagagagaggcagagagagagagagagagagag includes these proteins:
- the LOC113815230 gene encoding uncharacterized protein, yielding MAGSSILTNRTLEWVQEKGLCSEPTLTALTAQGYKQLTAIQLLAIPELLAKKDTFLHARTGSGKTLGFLLPALERLRAMGFKKSHGVGALVISPTRELALQIAQVLKPLAEAHDFSSLTLIGGKKLKEEEKKDGCMLMVGTPGRLTEILTAPEPEFRVTKLKILILDEADKLFDDSMHTEYLRMICKCLPLEKMQKVLVSATVNQKCLKLAKQILKTEFSYITSEKKVSPTTKQIKQSYLLVSTTERVPMLVTVLRTLKKKKAIVFFNSCHSVKFHHEVLKHFGLPVLYCVGQEKQSQRSNMYTKFVEMERGILLTTGMAERGWDIPGVQWIVQYDPPHKPEDYIHRIGRTGRGEGQTGQALLFLRPEEEKFIAVLKGMKVEIDQLEFQGDFNDIQEQLFSLVSDGLDIRQSAKMAYKKFVRAYQCHKLKKIFNIQTLDLNQVCRAFGFTKPPLELGKLT